The Heteronotia binoei isolate CCM8104 ecotype False Entrance Well chromosome 19, APGP_CSIRO_Hbin_v1, whole genome shotgun sequence genome contains the following window.
ACAAAACCAGGAGGAGGACATTAGAAAAAATAACAAGAAAAAACCCAACCACCCACCAGCAATCAGAGACAGAAAAGGAAATGGATGGATCAAGAAGTCAAGATTGTGCATTCCAACTATCTATAGGAAATAGTTCTTTTTATTATTTCAAGTTTTCATAAAAATCCATCAttattgaaacaaaaaaaaagttacagAGGAAGTTTgtaacttttctttttttgttgttgttggttgttgttttggaatttttttaaaaatttcctgtCGTCGTTACGGATTGACACCCGATATCCGTCAGAATATGTCCTACAAACACAGGAAATTCTGGAGATGTCAGCAGAACGTTTTCACAAAGAGGACGAGGAGGGAGAAGTGATgcggggctgtggggggggggaacggaacgggggcagggtggggagggggccagGCGAAGAGAGAAGAGAGCTTGGTATGTTTGACGCACCGTTAtctctttttgattttttttttgttttaaaaaaacaccctcctATTGAGTTTAAtcgattgctttttaaaaaataactgtcAGATCATTTTCATGTTGAACTTGCGCGGCGCATCAGCAGCAGAACTGATGCCCGCATCGGACTTGCGCGGGACGTACTCGATCTCGATGTTGTGCTTTGTGTTCCCTTTGCCCCTACTCCAGAGGAAGAGGAGCACCAGGCAGAAGAGCACGACCCCCAGAAAAGAGATGAAACCCATCGTAGTGGCAATGATGAGGGTCTTGATGTCAAAGGGGAAAGGCACGGTGGTGCGCGTGCTGTTGGCGTCACTCTCGTTGGGCTGGTTGGAGATGAAAGCAAAGGTCTTATTGGGCTGGTGGGGCCAGTCGGGGGAGTAGCTGCGGACGTGCAAGTGCGCCAGCATGGTGTCATTGCCGCCAGCATTACTGGCGATGCATAGGTAGGTGCCATTGTCCTGGATCTGAGCATAGCGCACCTCCAGTGTGCCATCGGGGAAGACGGTGAGCCGCCCATTGGTTTTGGTAGAGATCAGGTGCTTCCTTGGAGACAGCCACATGATGGTGGGAGGCGGATCCCCATCTGCACGGCAGATGAACTGTACCGTGTGACCCTCATCCACAAAGATCTGCTGGGGCTTGCGGTCTCGTATCCGAGACCGGCGACAGATAAAGTAGTTGGGTAGGAGTGCCTCAGAGAAATCCTTGAACTCTTTCCCCTGGACAAACTCAGGAGTAGCGCAGGTAGGCTGCCGCTTGTTAAAATTCAGCCGCCAGCGCCGCCGGAAAATCCAAAGGAGCCGGCAGTCACAAGCCAAGGGGTTGTTATCGATGATGAGCGTTTCCAGGTTCCCGACTGAGTGGAAGGCTGACTCTTCCAAGGTGTTCAGAAGGTTCCCCGAAACATTCAAGATGCGCAAATAGTTGAGGCCCCGGAAAGCATACGGTTCCACCACGGCTAGTTGGCCACCGACCAGCTGTATCTCCTGAAGCCTGAGTAGGTCATGAAGCATGGACCCTTCAATCGTAGTGATGGGGTTATAGGACAGGTTCAGGAACCTGAGATAAACCAGATGCCTCAAAGAGATGTAAGGAATGGAAGTCAGGTTGCAGTGAGTGATGGACAAGGACGTCAAGTTGAGCCCGTACAGGCAGTTGGATGTCATTGTGTCTAGGTACGGCCAGTGTGAGATCTCGAGGACCTTCAGTCTGTACAGCCTCTTAAATGAGTAATCCCTGATGGCATTGATGTTCAGGTGGCGCAGCTGCAGCACGATCAGGCTGTGCAAGTGAGAGAGCGCCTCTGTGGGGATGGAGGTCAAATTGCATTTTTCCAATGTCAGCTGCTCCAAGCTATTGAGGCCGCTGAAGGCCCGGTGGGAGATGTAGACCAGGTCGTTGTCCCCGACCTCCAAGGACTTGAGGTTGTACAAGTCCTGGAACATGTAATCCAGGAGGATCACAATTTTGTTCTCACTAATGTCCAACTTGGTCAGATTGCTGAGTCCGGTGAACACCCCGATGGGGATCAGTTTGAGCCGATTGCTCCTAAGACCCAGAGTCCTGAGGTTGAAGAGGTTATTGAAAGCCCCCGGCTCGATGGCGCTGATAATGTTCTCGTTTAACTCCAGTTCCTCCAAGTGAGGAAAATTGGCAAACTCGTCTGGGTTGAGAGTCTTGATGCGGTTCTTCCCCAGGTCCAAAAGTTTTGTCTCTGTGGGGATACCCTCGGGGACCATCAAGAACCGCTTCCGGTGGCACAGCACAGAGCGTTCCTGAGCGGAGCAGTCGCAGCGGGGCGGGCAGCCCGTGGCGGAGCCGGAGAGGATGGACCCCAACATCAAGATGAGAATCGGCTGCCAGCAGGCCAGGATTGGGCTATACATACTCAACTTGCCCGCCACCATCCTATCTTTCACCTGCAGGGGGCGACAGGGAAACAAAAGAGAGAGCAGAAGAGTTAGAACCCAAAGACCCGGAATTCACACCGCCATCACAAAAGCAGCATTAGGCATATCGAGTGAATGAGGCTGATGGATACTTTCGAATCCCTCTCTTTTcttgggggtggaaagtgctCTCAAGTTatagttgacttctggtgaccctgtagggttttcaaggcaagagatgaacagaggtggtttgccattgcttgcctctgtgtagcaaccctggagttccttggtggtctcccatccaaggactaaacAGGGCCAAACCTAGCCCTCCAagtaccctgcttagcttctgagatgtgatgagcaGGCTGGCCTGGCccttccaggtcagggcaagagaggttcagaggtggttttgccattgtctgcctctgcatagcaaccctggacttccttggtggtctcccctccaagttctAACCAGAACTGACCattcttagctttcaagatctgatgagattgggctagcctgggccatccaggtcaggacagagacaagtagaggtggtttgccattgcctgcctgcatagcaaccctggacttccttggtggtctctgatCCAAGTagttagattctgagatctgatgagatcacgcTGACCTCCTGTTCCCcgggcaaggaaggaaagagccagcgcttcctttgcccaattcactggaccccatgggagagatgcaaagaaagcacctttaagactaacgggtgctaatgctttaatcctgttttattttaagttgtaaaaaaatctttaattgtgtttgtctgtgccctttataaagtttatatctactgcctggcattacattttatgactcacacggcccagcccgacaaggtctaatttatctCTGattcataagaaatgagtttgatacaCCTGCTCTAGAATACCAGGGTGAAGTCAGGGTGAAAATGGTTCTCCATAAACCAGAATCATTACTTTCCAGTGGACAGTGGACTCCCCCTACCTCAGTGAATCCTGCTTTTACATAGTttcataggagagccagtttggtgtagtggttaagtgtgcagactcttatctggaagaaccccactcctccacttgcagctgctggaatggccttgggtcagccagagctcgaagtgtgcagactcttatctggggaaactgggttggattccccactcctccacttgcagctgctggaatgaccttgggtcagccatagctctaagtgtgcagactcttatctggaagaaccaggattgattccccacttgcagctgctggaatggccttgggtcagccatagctctggcagaggttgtccttgaaagggcagctgctgtgagagccctctcagccccacccaccttcctgggtgtctgttgtggggggagaagatgtaggagat
Protein-coding sequences here:
- the LINGO1 gene encoding leucine-rich repeat and immunoglobulin-like domain-containing nogo receptor-interacting protein 1 isoform X2, encoding MVAGKLSMYSPILACWQPILILMLGSILSGSATGCPPRCDCSAQERSVLCHRKRFLMVPEGIPTETKLLDLGKNRIKTLNPDEFANFPHLEELELNENIISAIEPGAFNNLFNLRTLGLRSNRLKLIPIGVFTGLSNLTKLDISENKIVILLDYMFQDLYNLKSLEVGDNDLVYISHRAFSGLNSLEQLTLEKCNLTSIPTEALSHLHSLIVLQLRHLNINAIRDYSFKRLYRLKVLEISHWPYLDTMTSNCLYGLNLTSLSITHCNLTSIPYISLRHLVYLRFLNLSYNPITTIEGSMLHDLLRLQEIQLVGGQLAVVEPYAFRGLNYLRILNVSGNLLNTLEESAFHSVGNLETLIIDNNPLACDCRLLWIFRRRWRLNFNKRQPTCATPEFVQGKEFKDFSEALLPNYFICRRSRIRDRKPQQIFVDEGHTVQFICRADGDPPPTIMWLSPRKHLISTKTNGRLTVFPDGTLEVRYAQIQDNGTYLCIASNAGGNDTMLAHLHVRSYSPDWPHQPNKTFAFISNQPNESDANSTRTTVPFPFDIKTLIIATTMGFISFLGVVLFCLVLLFLWSRGKGNTKHNIEIEYVPRKSDAGISSAADAPRKFNMKMI
- the LINGO1 gene encoding leucine-rich repeat and immunoglobulin-like domain-containing nogo receptor-interacting protein 1 isoform X1, which produces MPVKDRMVAGKLSMYSPILACWQPILILMLGSILSGSATGCPPRCDCSAQERSVLCHRKRFLMVPEGIPTETKLLDLGKNRIKTLNPDEFANFPHLEELELNENIISAIEPGAFNNLFNLRTLGLRSNRLKLIPIGVFTGLSNLTKLDISENKIVILLDYMFQDLYNLKSLEVGDNDLVYISHRAFSGLNSLEQLTLEKCNLTSIPTEALSHLHSLIVLQLRHLNINAIRDYSFKRLYRLKVLEISHWPYLDTMTSNCLYGLNLTSLSITHCNLTSIPYISLRHLVYLRFLNLSYNPITTIEGSMLHDLLRLQEIQLVGGQLAVVEPYAFRGLNYLRILNVSGNLLNTLEESAFHSVGNLETLIIDNNPLACDCRLLWIFRRRWRLNFNKRQPTCATPEFVQGKEFKDFSEALLPNYFICRRSRIRDRKPQQIFVDEGHTVQFICRADGDPPPTIMWLSPRKHLISTKTNGRLTVFPDGTLEVRYAQIQDNGTYLCIASNAGGNDTMLAHLHVRSYSPDWPHQPNKTFAFISNQPNESDANSTRTTVPFPFDIKTLIIATTMGFISFLGVVLFCLVLLFLWSRGKGNTKHNIEIEYVPRKSDAGISSAADAPRKFNMKMI